The genomic region TGGCCGCCGCGCGGCAGCCGCGGCTTCGGCTACGATCCCATTTTCAGGGCCGATGGTTACGACATCACCTTCGGCGAGATGGACCCGGACGACAAGCACGCCATCAGCCACCGGGCCGTGGCATTCCGGCAGCTGATCGATGCGTGCTTCTGACTCCGGCGCCGATCCCGGCTTCGCGGTCTATGTCCACTGGCCGTTCTGCCTGGCGAAATGTCCCTATTGCGACTTCAACAGCCATGTGCGTGAGGCCGTCGACCAGGAGCGCTGGCGCGCGGGCCTGCTGCGCGAGATCGATCATTACGCGGCGCTGACGCCCGGCCGTACCGTCACCAGCGTGTTCTTCGGCGGCGGCACGCCGTCGCTGATGGCGCCCGAGACCACCGCTGCGGTGATCGGCCGCATCGGCGAGCGCTGGGGTTATGCGGCCAATCCCGAAATCACGCTCGAGGCCAATCCCACCAGTGTCGAGGCGGGCCGCTTCACTGCCTACGCGAAAGCCGGCGTCAACCGGGTCTCGCTGGGCGTGCAGGCGCTCAATGACGCCGACCTGAAGGCGCTGGGGCGTGGCCACAGCGCGGCGCAGGCGCTGGATGCCGTGGCGCTCGCCCGCGACACCTTTCCCCGCTACAGCTTCGATCTGATCTATGCCCGGCCGGGCCAGACGGTGCCGCTATGGCAGGCTGAACTGGCGCGCGGGCTGGAACTGGCCGGCGATCATCTGTCGCTCTACCAGCTCACCATCGAGGAAGGCACCGCCTTTCATGCGGCGTTCCGCGACGGCCGGCTGGTGCTGCCCGACGAGGACACGTCCGCCGAGCTTTACGAGACGACCCAGGCCATGGCCGGTGCGGCAGGCCTGCTGGCCTACGAGATCTCCAATCACGCGGTGCCCGGCGGCGAAAGCCGGCACAACATGACGTATTGGCGCTACGGCGAATATGCCGGCATCGGTCCCGGCGCCCATGGCCGGCTGCATCTGGACGCCGTGACCGCGACCGCCCAGCGCCGCAAGCCCGAGACCTGGCTCGACCTTGTCGAGGCGCAGGGCCACGGCACCGAGGTGATGAACGCCGTCCCGGCCGCCGAGAGCGCCGAGGAGATGGTCATGATGGG from Emcibacter sp. SYSU 3D8 harbors:
- the hemW gene encoding radical SAM family heme chaperone HemW encodes the protein MRASDSGADPGFAVYVHWPFCLAKCPYCDFNSHVREAVDQERWRAGLLREIDHYAALTPGRTVTSVFFGGGTPSLMAPETTAAVIGRIGERWGYAANPEITLEANPTSVEAGRFTAYAKAGVNRVSLGVQALNDADLKALGRGHSAAQALDAVALARDTFPRYSFDLIYARPGQTVPLWQAELARGLELAGDHLSLYQLTIEEGTAFHAAFRDGRLVLPDEDTSAELYETTQAMAGAAGLLAYEISNHAVPGGESRHNMTYWRYGEYAGIGPGAHGRLHLDAVTATAQRRKPETWLDLVEAQGHGTEVMNAVPAAESAEEMVMMGLRTAEGVDLARLAAISGGPLETVVDGDSLAMLLDQGMLKRTPDALTAMPQAWPVLNEVIRRLLG